A window from Halococcus salifodinae DSM 8989 encodes these proteins:
- the alaS gene encoding alanine--tRNA ligase — protein MSTLEAEYRLEYFEEEGFTRKECPDCGDFFWTRDEDRETCGEPPCAEYAFIGNPSLDEEYSLKEMREAFLSFFEDHDHERIEPYPVAANRWRDDVLLTQASIYDFQPLVTSGETPPPANPLTISQPCIRMQDIDNVGKTGRHTMAFEMMAHHAFNAREDLDDPDQYAYEGEVYWKDQTVRYCDEFFESMGVDIEEITYIEDPWVGGGNAGPAIEVIYRGVELATLVFMSMEQDPDGEYELKDGNTYSPMDTYIVDTGYGLERWTWVSQGTPTVYEAIYPDMIGFLKENAGIDHTDDQEEIVTRAATLAGHMDIDEAEDAERARGTIAEQIGVDVDELRELLEPLEAIYAIADHCRTLAYMLGDEIVPSNVGTGYLARMVLRRTKRLTDTVGVDAPLDELVDMQAERLGYENRDTIRDIVRTEVEKYRETLERGGRRVRQLAEEYAERDESIPTEELIELYDSHGIQPDMVAEIAREKGAAVSVPDDFYSLVAARHGEEGVDEAIEAGVDERIADLPETEQLYYDDQERTEFEAMVLDTFERDDGYDVVLDRTLFYPEGGGQPADIGSLSTDDVTVEVEDVQREGDVIVHHADANPGTGEFVRGRIDGGRRRQLMRNHTATHIVIHAARQILGEHIRQAGAQKGVERSRIDVRHYDRIDREQAKAIEHRANALVRENVSVTAEWPDRHDAEDEHGFDLYQGGIPPGERIRLIHVADDVQACGGTHVARTGDIGTIKLLNTERVQDGVERLAFAAGEAAIEATQDTEDALSGAAEAFDVTPSEVPETADRFFTEWKERGKRIEDLEAQLAEARAAGGVGEEVDLGDATAVIQRMDASPDELQATATAIVEGGDVAVVGSAADGAQFVVAVPDGVGIDAGDVVGELAARVGGGGGGPPDFAQGGGPQAGELDATLEAAPDVLRQVLNA, from the coding sequence ATGAGTACGCTCGAAGCCGAGTACCGCCTGGAGTACTTCGAGGAGGAGGGGTTCACCAGAAAGGAGTGTCCTGACTGTGGGGATTTCTTCTGGACGCGCGACGAGGATCGCGAGACCTGCGGCGAACCACCCTGTGCGGAGTACGCGTTCATCGGGAACCCGAGCCTCGACGAGGAGTATAGTTTGAAAGAAATGCGCGAGGCGTTTCTCTCCTTCTTCGAGGACCACGACCACGAACGGATCGAGCCCTACCCTGTGGCCGCGAACCGGTGGCGTGACGACGTTCTCCTGACGCAGGCCTCGATCTACGACTTCCAGCCGCTGGTGACGAGCGGCGAAACCCCGCCGCCGGCGAACCCGCTGACGATCAGCCAGCCCTGCATCCGGATGCAGGACATCGACAACGTCGGCAAAACAGGGAGACACACGATGGCGTTCGAGATGATGGCTCACCACGCGTTCAACGCGCGCGAGGACCTCGACGATCCCGACCAGTACGCCTACGAGGGCGAGGTTTACTGGAAGGATCAGACAGTCAGATACTGCGACGAGTTCTTCGAGTCGATGGGCGTGGACATCGAGGAGATCACCTATATCGAGGATCCGTGGGTCGGCGGCGGCAACGCCGGACCCGCGATCGAGGTCATCTATCGGGGAGTGGAGCTCGCCACGCTCGTGTTCATGTCGATGGAGCAAGACCCCGACGGCGAGTACGAACTGAAGGACGGCAACACCTACTCGCCGATGGACACCTACATCGTCGACACCGGCTACGGCCTCGAACGCTGGACGTGGGTCTCCCAGGGCACCCCCACCGTGTACGAGGCGATCTACCCCGACATGATCGGGTTCCTGAAGGAAAACGCCGGGATCGATCACACCGACGATCAGGAGGAGATCGTCACCCGGGCGGCGACGCTCGCGGGGCACATGGACATCGACGAGGCCGAGGACGCCGAACGCGCCCGCGGGACGATCGCCGAGCAGATCGGAGTCGACGTCGACGAGCTCCGCGAGCTGCTCGAACCGCTCGAAGCCATCTACGCCATCGCGGATCACTGCCGGACCTTAGCCTATATGCTCGGCGACGAGATCGTACCTTCCAACGTCGGCACAGGCTATCTCGCACGGATGGTGCTCCGACGAACCAAGCGACTGACCGATACTGTCGGGGTCGACGCACCGCTCGACGAGCTGGTCGACATGCAGGCCGAGCGGCTGGGCTACGAGAACCGCGACACGATCCGGGACATCGTCCGGACCGAGGTCGAGAAGTACCGCGAGACGCTCGAACGCGGCGGGCGACGGGTTCGCCAGCTCGCCGAGGAGTACGCCGAGCGCGACGAGTCGATCCCCACTGAAGAGCTGATCGAGCTGTACGATTCGCATGGAATCCAGCCCGACATGGTCGCCGAGATCGCCCGCGAGAAGGGTGCCGCAGTATCGGTGCCCGACGACTTCTACAGCCTCGTGGCCGCACGTCACGGGGAGGAAGGCGTGGACGAGGCCATCGAAGCGGGAGTCGACGAGCGGATCGCCGATCTCCCCGAGACCGAACAGCTCTACTACGACGATCAGGAGCGCACGGAGTTCGAGGCGATGGTGCTCGACACCTTCGAACGCGACGACGGCTACGACGTGGTGCTCGATCGGACCCTCTTCTACCCGGAGGGTGGCGGTCAGCCCGCCGACATCGGGTCACTGTCGACCGACGATGTAACGGTGGAAGTCGAGGACGTCCAGCGTGAGGGCGACGTGATCGTCCACCATGCCGACGCGAACCCCGGCACCGGCGAGTTCGTCCGCGGCCGCATCGATGGCGGGCGACGGCGACAGTTGATGCGCAACCACACCGCGACCCACATCGTGATCCACGCCGCGCGTCAGATACTCGGCGAGCACATCCGTCAGGCCGGCGCGCAGAAGGGTGTCGAGCGCTCGCGGATCGATGTCCGCCATTACGACCGGATCGACCGCGAGCAGGCGAAGGCGATCGAACACCGTGCCAACGCGCTCGTCCGCGAGAACGTCTCGGTCACAGCGGAGTGGCCCGACCGCCACGACGCCGAGGACGAGCACGGGTTCGACCTCTACCAGGGCGGGATCCCGCCGGGCGAGCGCATCCGGTTGATCCACGTCGCCGACGACGTCCAAGCCTGCGGGGGGACCCACGTCGCTCGGACGGGCGACATCGGCACGATCAAGCTCCTGAATACCGAACGGGTTCAGGACGGCGTCGAGCGGCTCGCGTTCGCGGCGGGCGAAGCGGCGATCGAAGCGACTCAGGACACCGAGGACGCGCTCTCGGGTGCGGCCGAGGCCTTCGACGTCACGCCGAGTGAGGTGCCCGAGACCGCCGACCGCTTCTTCACCGAGTGGAAGGAGCGCGGCAAGCGCATCGAGGACCTCGAAGCCCAGCTCGCGGAGGCGCGCGCAGCTGGCGGTGTCGGCGAGGAGGTCGACCTCGGGGACGCGACGGCCGTGATTCAACGGATGGACGCCTCGCCCGACGAACTCCAGGCGACCGCGACCGCGATCGTCGAGGGCGGCGATGTCGCCGTCGTCGGGAGTGCGGCCGACGGCGCACAGTTCGTCGTCGCCGTTCCGGACGGGGTCGGGATCGATGCTGGCGACGTCGTCGGCGAGCTGGCTGCACGGGTCGGCGGCGGCGGTGGCGGCCCGCCGGATTTCGCCCAGGGCGGCGGGCCACAGGCCGGGGAGTTGGACGCGACGCTCGAGGCGGCTCCCGACGTGCTTCGCCAGGTGCTGAACGCCTGA
- a CDS encoding TspO/MBR family protein encodes MSTTRDGRLALPERRPLLTIAGVVGACVVLGAAGGLITAPQIETWYATLDKPGFTPPSWVFGPVWTLLYALQGVAAWLIWRSGLDRRIVRLALGLFTVQFVCNLAWSPAFFGLESPILGLVVIVPLWIVIVATVVAFSRVDWRAAALLVPYLAWVSFATALNYAIWTLN; translated from the coding sequence ATGTCGACCACCCGCGACGGGCGGCTCGCGCTTCCCGAGCGTCGACCGCTCCTCACGATCGCCGGCGTCGTCGGGGCCTGCGTCGTGCTCGGTGCGGCGGGCGGGCTCATCACGGCTCCGCAGATCGAGACGTGGTACGCGACCCTCGACAAACCGGGATTCACCCCGCCGAGCTGGGTGTTCGGTCCGGTCTGGACGCTGCTCTACGCACTCCAGGGCGTCGCCGCGTGGCTGATCTGGCGGTCGGGCCTCGATCGCCGCATCGTCCGGCTCGCGCTCGGGCTGTTCACCGTCCAGTTCGTGTGCAACCTCGCGTGGTCGCCCGCGTTCTTCGGGCTCGAATCCCCGATCCTCGGTCTCGTCGTGATCGTGCCGCTGTGGATCGTGATCGTCGCCACTGTGGTCGCGTTCTCGCGAGTCGATTGGCGTGCCGCCGCCCTGCTGGTACCGTATCTCGCGTGGGTCAGTTTCGCGACGGCGCTGAACTACGCGATCTGGACGCTGAACTGA
- a CDS encoding DUF4394 domain-containing protein, which translates to MTSEETIAERIEAGESFADLSEFKFDNATHEQDDIDRENETTQGLLTRVGSALDRRSFMSNTAKAGVTAVALGSLGTGIAAADHEPPVYGLTLVPSKQDKNKDADMEHAVALVAVEDGTANALVPVDLDSGAIHTDKSSRIDGVSGDTLLVGVDYRPSDGKLYALGEDGTLYTVGMPNKSGGSVSANTVGSADYPDTDLIDGIGFDFNPVADAIRIVTTDSDSFVTSADDGSIVRQDPDTFYMDGDDNAGTAPQLSASGYTNSVADPSDTTLYDIDSNLDVLVRQDASPDSDTTSGLTTIGDLGIDANAVNGFDISGTDGAAYALIAVDGETKLYRIDLEVGSAMPVAKEDDKGDTNGMGDMGDVTDVDILNFALALEHLEAAYYNEFLDEYSESDIENADAIGKQFANPKLRYATFQEISSVRDHEEAHVEALTQTINDLGGTPVEAAEYEFPYSNLEEFVKFSARVEAVGTSAYAGAGPLIENDDVVAAALSIHSVEARHTSYFRALIPGSSMPNAFDMARNMDQVLGIVQPLIVSE; encoded by the coding sequence ATGACTTCCGAAGAAACCATCGCGGAACGCATCGAGGCCGGCGAGAGCTTCGCCGACCTCAGCGAGTTCAAGTTCGACAATGCTACTCACGAACAGGACGATATCGATCGCGAGAACGAGACGACACAGGGTCTGCTTACTCGTGTTGGCAGCGCCTTGGATCGGCGATCGTTCATGAGCAACACGGCGAAAGCGGGTGTCACGGCGGTTGCTCTCGGGTCGCTCGGGACCGGTATCGCCGCCGCGGATCACGAACCGCCCGTCTATGGTCTCACGCTCGTCCCCTCCAAGCAGGACAAAAACAAAGACGCGGACATGGAACACGCGGTCGCGTTGGTCGCCGTCGAGGACGGCACCGCGAACGCGCTCGTCCCGGTCGATCTCGACTCGGGCGCGATTCACACCGATAAGAGTAGCCGAATCGATGGTGTGAGCGGCGACACCCTGCTCGTCGGGGTCGATTACCGCCCGTCCGACGGCAAACTCTACGCGCTGGGTGAGGACGGCACGCTCTATACGGTGGGGATGCCGAACAAATCCGGAGGTTCGGTCTCGGCCAATACTGTGGGGTCGGCGGACTACCCCGATACGGATCTCATCGACGGCATCGGGTTCGACTTCAATCCGGTCGCGGACGCGATCCGGATCGTGACGACCGACAGCGACAGTTTCGTCACGAGTGCCGACGACGGCTCGATCGTCCGCCAGGACCCCGATACGTTCTACATGGACGGCGACGACAACGCCGGCACCGCCCCACAGCTCAGTGCCTCGGGGTACACCAACAGTGTCGCGGATCCGAGCGATACGACGCTGTACGACATCGACAGCAACCTCGACGTGCTCGTCCGACAGGATGCGAGCCCGGACTCCGACACCACCAGTGGACTGACCACCATCGGCGACCTCGGTATCGACGCCAACGCCGTCAACGGCTTCGATATTTCGGGTACTGACGGAGCCGCCTACGCGCTGATCGCCGTCGACGGTGAGACGAAACTCTACCGCATCGACCTCGAAGTCGGCTCGGCGATGCCCGTCGCCAAGGAGGACGACAAAGGCGACACGAATGGCATGGGTGACATGGGCGACGTCACCGACGTCGACATCCTGAACTTCGCGCTGGCGCTCGAACACCTTGAGGCGGCCTACTACAACGAGTTCCTCGACGAGTACTCCGAGAGCGACATCGAGAACGCCGACGCCATCGGCAAGCAGTTCGCGAACCCGAAACTCCGGTACGCGACGTTCCAGGAGATCAGTTCGGTTCGCGATCACGAGGAGGCCCACGTCGAAGCGCTCACCCAGACGATCAACGACCTCGGCGGCACCCCAGTTGAGGCCGCCGAGTACGAGTTCCCGTACTCGAACCTCGAAGAGTTCGTCAAGTTCTCCGCCCGCGTCGAGGCGGTCGGGACGTCGGCGTACGCCGGTGCGGGACCGCTCATCGAAAACGACGACGTGGTCGCGGCGGCGCTGTCGATCCACTCGGTCGAGGCGCGCCACACCAGCTACTTCAGGGCGCTCATTCCCGGCAGTTCGATGCCGAACGCCTTCGACATGGCGCGGAACATGGACCAGGTGCTCGGCATCGTCCAGCCGCTGATCGTCTCAGAGTAG
- a CDS encoding winged helix-turn-helix domain-containing protein, which yields MEAVLWYVFVGTRGGENRARLLRALDDQPRNPNQLADDLNLDYTTVRHHLDVLVENDVLRNSGDEHGAIYLPTDRARTNWEMVEEIIEQVE from the coding sequence ATGGAGGCCGTCCTGTGGTACGTATTCGTTGGCACCCGCGGCGGTGAGAACAGGGCACGTCTCCTCCGGGCACTCGACGACCAGCCACGCAACCCGAACCAGTTGGCAGACGACCTGAATCTCGATTACACGACGGTCAGACACCACTTGGACGTGCTCGTGGAAAACGACGTTCTCAGAAACAGCGGCGACGAGCATGGTGCGATCTATCTCCCGACGGACCGGGCACGAACCAACTGGGAAATGGTCGAGGAAATCATCGAGCAGGTGGAGTGA
- a CDS encoding replication factor C small subunit, translated as MSESATGAAGRDEIWIEKYRPETLANVVGHENIVGRLESYVAQNDLPHLLFSGPAGVGKTTSAMAIAREVYGDDWRENFLELNASDERGIDVVRDRIKDFARTSFGGYDYRIIFLDEADALTSDAQSALRRTMEQFANNTRFILSCNYSSQIIDPIQSRCAVFRFGPLAEEAVGEYVRQVAEREGIEVTDDGVDALVYAADGDMRKALNGLQAAATTEGAVDDEAVYGITATARPEEIEAMVERALDGDFTAARAKLDDLLTDAGLGGGDVIDQLHRSAWSFDLDDAATVRLLERVGETDYRITQGANERLQLEALLASLALEAE; from the coding sequence ATGAGCGAGAGCGCGACCGGGGCGGCCGGCCGGGACGAGATCTGGATCGAGAAGTACCGCCCCGAGACGCTCGCGAACGTCGTCGGCCACGAGAACATCGTTGGTCGGCTCGAAAGCTACGTCGCCCAGAACGATCTGCCCCATCTCCTGTTTTCGGGGCCGGCCGGCGTCGGCAAGACCACGAGCGCGATGGCGATCGCACGGGAGGTGTACGGCGACGACTGGCGCGAGAACTTCCTCGAACTCAACGCGAGCGACGAGCGCGGGATCGACGTCGTGCGGGATCGGATCAAGGACTTCGCCCGCACCAGTTTCGGGGGGTACGACTACCGGATCATCTTCCTCGACGAGGCCGACGCACTCACGAGCGACGCCCAGTCGGCGCTCCGGCGGACGATGGAGCAGTTCGCGAACAACACCCGCTTCATCCTCTCGTGTAACTACTCCAGTCAGATCATCGATCCGATCCAGTCGCGGTGTGCGGTGTTCCGGTTCGGCCCGCTCGCCGAGGAGGCGGTGGGCGAGTACGTCAGACAGGTCGCGGAGCGAGAGGGGATCGAGGTGACCGACGACGGCGTCGACGCGCTGGTGTACGCCGCCGACGGTGACATGCGGAAGGCGTTGAACGGACTCCAGGCTGCGGCCACGACGGAGGGCGCGGTCGACGACGAGGCGGTGTACGGGATCACCGCAACCGCACGGCCCGAAGAGATCGAAGCGATGGTCGAGCGCGCGCTCGACGGCGATTTCACCGCCGCGCGGGCGAAGCTCGACGACCTCCTGACCGACGCCGGATTGGGTGGCGGCGACGTCATCGACCAGCTCCACCGCTCGGCGTGGTCGTTCGACCTCGACGACGCGGCCACGGTTCGACTGCTGGAGCGCGTCGGCGAGACCGACTACCGGATCACCCAGGGCGCGAACGAGCGCCTCCAGTTGGAAGCGCTGCTCGCGTCGCTCGCACTCGAAGCGGAGTAA
- the samp2 gene encoding ubiquitin-like small modifier protein SAMP2, producing MITVDVAGDETHELDVEGTYADLLDAVGLGPHEATVLVDGRPVPEDRAIDADRVRVLRLIKGG from the coding sequence ATGATCACGGTCGACGTCGCTGGCGACGAAACGCACGAACTCGACGTCGAAGGAACGTACGCCGACCTGCTCGACGCCGTCGGGCTGGGGCCCCACGAGGCAACAGTACTGGTCGACGGTCGGCCCGTTCCCGAGGACCGTGCAATCGACGCCGACCGCGTTCGAGTGCTCCGGCTCATCAAGGGCGGGTGA
- a CDS encoding redoxin domain-containing protein produces MSIARLDFELPNVGAGPDPLSLDAFAADYEASVLLFQRDYHCGNCKDQLQDVAERYDEFTERNVAVVSILPEPKARAREWQDSFELPFPLLADPDADVGEQSDQPTRFGALGELHDLVGRMPQTVILDTRNDALDTHSIHEGDTPSDRPSIDAMLGELDDLLAA; encoded by the coding sequence ATGTCCATCGCGCGACTCGATTTCGAGCTCCCGAACGTCGGTGCGGGGCCAGACCCGCTCTCCCTCGACGCGTTCGCCGCCGATTACGAGGCAAGCGTGCTCCTCTTCCAGCGCGATTATCACTGTGGCAACTGCAAGGACCAACTCCAGGACGTTGCCGAGCGCTACGACGAGTTCACCGAGCGCAACGTCGCCGTCGTCTCGATCCTTCCCGAGCCGAAGGCCCGTGCCCGCGAGTGGCAGGATTCATTCGAGCTTCCCTTCCCGCTGCTCGCGGACCCCGACGCCGATGTCGGCGAGCAGTCCGACCAGCCGACCCGATTCGGCGCGCTCGGTGAGCTCCACGACCTCGTCGGTCGGATGCCCCAGACCGTGATCCTCGACACCCGCAACGACGCGCTCGACACCCACTCGATTCACGAAGGCGATACGCCGTCCGATCGTCCCTCGATCGACGCGATGCTCGGCGAACTCGACGATCTGCTCGCGGCGTGA
- a CDS encoding GNAT family N-acetyltransferase, with product MGVLDGAALAVEADAVRGAIDREAVLVAVVDDRVLGACVLDDQEITTIAVRRARRDQGIGTRLVETAAEHHTANDAPLIAWFDAPVRPFYTSLGFAIEPADEPGRFRGQLD from the coding sequence ATGGGCGTGCTGGATGGGGCGGCGCTCGCGGTCGAGGCGGACGCGGTCCGCGGGGCGATCGATCGCGAGGCAGTGCTGGTCGCGGTCGTCGACGATCGGGTGCTCGGTGCGTGCGTTCTCGACGATCAGGAGATCACGACGATCGCGGTCCGTCGCGCGCGGCGCGATCAGGGGATCGGGACGCGCCTCGTCGAGACGGCCGCAGAGCACCACACGGCGAACGATGCCCCACTCATTGCGTGGTTCGACGCGCCCGTTCGTCCGTTCTACACATCGCTCGGGTTCGCGATCGAACCGGCCGACGAACCCGGACGGTTCCGAGGCCAGCTCGATTGA
- a CDS encoding helix-turn-helix domain-containing protein — protein sequence MIDLTLDIEQYDCPYIATTDDHDLAFSTLNWEFDRTAAKLETRMVVDGGDRATLDRGLGTLREHDQIHEYDLVAKRDGVARIRSTIPTTNAMGVIRDHDGYVTGPFHIESGSERWQVGFDGEGAAGAALSALEADNEFTVETREEVGLPEMGGYVQSVGAAMALVDGYRDLSETERETLEAAVDSGYFDRPRSADLGALADEFDVSKPAVSNTLRRGQERVLSRVVDALDDLDNERPESPN from the coding sequence ATGATCGATCTCACCCTCGATATCGAGCAGTACGACTGTCCGTACATCGCCACGACCGACGATCACGACCTGGCGTTCTCGACGCTCAACTGGGAGTTCGACCGGACGGCGGCGAAGCTCGAAACCAGGATGGTGGTCGACGGCGGCGACCGCGCGACCCTCGACCGAGGACTGGGGACGCTCCGCGAGCACGATCAGATCCACGAGTACGACCTGGTGGCCAAGCGCGACGGCGTCGCACGGATCCGCTCGACGATTCCGACGACGAACGCGATGGGGGTGATCCGCGACCACGACGGTTACGTCACGGGCCCGTTCCACATCGAGTCGGGGAGCGAGCGCTGGCAGGTGGGGTTCGACGGCGAGGGGGCCGCCGGAGCCGCGCTGTCGGCACTGGAGGCCGACAACGAGTTCACCGTCGAGACGCGCGAGGAGGTCGGCCTTCCCGAGATGGGCGGCTACGTCCAGTCGGTCGGTGCAGCGATGGCGCTCGTCGATGGCTATCGCGATCTCTCCGAAACCGAGCGTGAGACCCTCGAAGCCGCCGTCGACAGTGGCTACTTCGACCGGCCACGGAGTGCCGATCTCGGGGCGCTCGCCGACGAGTTCGACGTCTCGAAGCCCGCAGTCTCGAACACGCTCCGGCGCGGTCAGGAACGCGTGCTCTCGCGGGTGGTCGACGCGCTTGACGACCTCGATAACGAGCGACCGGAATCGCCGAACTGA
- a CDS encoding carbonic anhydrase, translating into MDQTIVDLLKRNADHAEEFRDRFDDMQDSQRPAVVTVCCSDSRVLQDHMWENDEPGHVFTCANIGNRVSQRTDAGAVVSGDVLYPIVHTDTETAIVVGHTGCGAVTAAYDAITGDGASEPAGIEHCIGLLTPHLEAGVEALPTDVSRTEAINRLVEYNVDRQVAALVEIEEVPDSVDVVGVVYDFQDVYSERRGEVHVVNVDGETEVDVLRDTHSEIAARIERRWTY; encoded by the coding sequence ATGGACCAGACGATCGTCGACCTCCTGAAACGAAACGCCGATCACGCCGAAGAGTTCAGGGACCGATTCGACGACATGCAGGATTCCCAGCGGCCGGCAGTCGTCACGGTCTGCTGTTCCGACTCTCGGGTGCTTCAGGACCACATGTGGGAAAACGACGAGCCGGGACACGTCTTCACCTGTGCCAACATCGGGAATCGAGTGTCCCAGCGGACCGACGCCGGGGCGGTCGTCTCGGGCGATGTCCTGTACCCGATCGTCCACACCGACACCGAGACCGCCATCGTGGTCGGCCACACCGGCTGTGGAGCTGTCACGGCGGCGTACGACGCCATCACCGGCGACGGGGCCAGCGAGCCAGCGGGGATCGAGCACTGCATCGGACTGCTGACACCCCATCTCGAAGCGGGCGTCGAGGCGCTCCCTACGGACGTGAGTCGCACCGAGGCCATCAACCGACTCGTCGAGTACAACGTCGACCGCCAGGTCGCGGCGCTGGTCGAGATCGAGGAGGTTCCCGACAGCGTCGACGTCGTCGGCGTCGTCTACGACTTCCAGGACGTCTACTCCGAGCGTCGGGGTGAGGTTCACGTCGTCAACGTCGACGGTGAGACCGAGGTCGATGTGCTGCGTGACACTCACTCCGAGATCGCCGCGCGGATCGAGCGGCGGTGGACGTACTGA